Proteins found in one Microbacterium sp. LWS13-1.2 genomic segment:
- a CDS encoding DUF2207 domain-containing protein, producing the protein MASSAIASWRARRLGVMGLLLAVFAGLLLAGIGAAPARADVEDFSFESLDVEYQLGRAEDGTSTLTVVETFVALFPESDQNRGMRRVIPDNYQGAPLNPQLVSITDENGVAREAETEAEDGLFSMTSRAGEFVHGRQTYVFTYTLENVTRYFADTGSDEFYWDVNGTAWPQSFGRVTARVTMQDDVDAARTGRQSCYVGYQDDTRTCPIGDSDGAVVATVEGVQPYQTMTIAIGFEPDTFTEFDTSYLASPWGWLQAAVALLGLGTAVVFAGVTRARHLRDEPGRPVIIAEYTPPRGIDALESAVLLGHTSKAIPAEVLEQAVVGSIRIEEGPQKWFGGTRLKAVLQNPSLADGDGRMLLPGLFPSGMPGEEFEFGRTDTRFSSTAQKVLKAATSELTTRGLRRRVPIGRRAWPVVIAVISAVLVLLFGIGALVAYVTPWVPVVLIIGAVIVVLVVAGTVSHKPLTAAGAEARDHLRGLKQFIEWAEADRIRMLQSPQGAERVPVDVSDPRVKLKLYETLLPYAVVFGQEKRWAEELAVLYGEGNSPTWYAGSSGFHAAAFSAGISTLSSSASASSSSGGSSGGGSAGGGGGGGGGGGV; encoded by the coding sequence ATGGCGTCTTCTGCAATCGCGTCGTGGCGCGCGCGCCGTCTCGGGGTCATGGGGCTGCTGCTCGCCGTCTTCGCGGGTCTGCTCCTCGCGGGCATCGGCGCCGCTCCCGCTCGTGCGGACGTCGAGGACTTCTCGTTCGAGAGCCTCGATGTCGAGTACCAGCTCGGTCGCGCCGAGGACGGCACGAGCACGCTCACCGTCGTCGAGACGTTCGTCGCGCTCTTCCCCGAGTCCGACCAGAACCGCGGCATGCGGCGGGTGATCCCCGACAACTACCAGGGTGCGCCGCTGAACCCGCAGCTCGTCTCCATCACGGACGAGAACGGTGTGGCGCGAGAGGCGGAGACCGAGGCGGAAGACGGCCTCTTCTCGATGACCTCGCGTGCCGGCGAGTTCGTCCACGGTCGCCAGACCTATGTCTTCACGTACACGCTCGAGAACGTCACGCGGTACTTCGCCGACACCGGTTCGGACGAGTTCTACTGGGACGTGAACGGCACCGCCTGGCCCCAGTCGTTCGGTCGCGTCACCGCGCGTGTGACCATGCAGGACGACGTGGATGCCGCGCGCACGGGTAGGCAGTCCTGCTATGTCGGCTACCAGGACGACACCCGGACGTGCCCCATCGGCGACTCCGACGGCGCCGTCGTGGCAACCGTCGAAGGGGTCCAGCCGTACCAGACGATGACGATCGCGATCGGGTTCGAGCCGGACACCTTCACCGAGTTCGACACCTCCTACCTGGCGTCGCCCTGGGGCTGGCTGCAGGCAGCGGTCGCTCTCCTCGGACTCGGCACGGCAGTGGTCTTCGCGGGCGTCACGCGTGCGCGGCACCTGCGCGACGAGCCCGGCCGCCCGGTCATCATCGCGGAGTACACGCCGCCGCGCGGAATCGACGCGCTCGAGAGTGCCGTGCTCCTCGGCCACACGTCCAAGGCGATCCCGGCCGAGGTGCTCGAGCAGGCGGTGGTGGGCAGCATCCGCATCGAGGAGGGCCCGCAGAAGTGGTTCGGCGGGACCCGGCTGAAGGCCGTGCTCCAGAACCCGTCGCTCGCAGACGGAGATGGACGGATGCTGCTTCCCGGCCTCTTCCCGTCCGGCATGCCGGGCGAGGAATTCGAGTTCGGTCGCACCGACACCAGGTTCTCGTCGACGGCGCAGAAGGTGCTGAAGGCGGCGACGTCCGAGCTGACCACGCGGGGGCTCCGTCGCAGAGTGCCGATCGGCCGCCGGGCGTGGCCGGTCGTGATCGCGGTCATCTCCGCCGTGCTCGTCCTGCTCTTCGGCATCGGCGCCCTCGTCGCTTACGTGACGCCGTGGGTTCCGGTGGTGCTCATCATCGGGGCCGTGATCGTCGTACTGGTGGTGGCGGGCACGGTGTCGCACAAGCCGCTCACCGCCGCCGGGGCGGAGGCCCGCGACCACCTGCGGGGGCTGAAGCAGTTCATCGAGTGGGCGGAGGCCGACCGCATCCGGATGCTGCAGTCGCCGCAAGGCGCCGAACGGGTGCCCGTCGACGTCTCCGATCCGCGGGTGAAGCTGAAGCTGTACGAGACCCTCCTTCCGTACGCCGTCGTGTTCGGACAGGAGAAGCGGTGGGCGGAAGAGCTCGCCGTCCTCTACGGCGAGGGGAACTCGCCGACCTGGTACGCCGGATCGTCGGGCTTCCACGCGGCGGCCTTCTCCGCAGGGATCTCGACGCTGTCGTCGTCGGCCTCCGCATCGTCGTCCTCGGGCGGGTCGTCGGGCGGCGGTTCTGCCGGCGGCGGCGGTGGTGGCGGAGGCGGCGGCGGCGTGTGA
- a CDS encoding MarR family transcriptional regulator → MTDRRLAIDAWESLFRAQHEVFGDINGDFDEEMLSQAEYDVLLTVTRSDDLTARLRDVTANMLISQPSVSRLVDRMVARGLLTKCADPDDGRGALVHATDAGASLFRRIASAHGKAIAERMSLLSDAELSQLRDLTAKLRKTQPSC, encoded by the coding sequence ATGACCGACCGCCGTCTCGCCATCGACGCCTGGGAGAGCCTCTTCCGGGCCCAGCACGAGGTGTTCGGCGACATCAACGGCGACTTCGACGAAGAGATGCTGAGTCAGGCCGAGTACGACGTGCTCCTCACCGTCACTCGCTCCGACGACCTCACCGCGCGGCTGCGCGACGTCACCGCGAACATGCTCATCAGCCAGCCCAGCGTCTCGCGGCTCGTCGACCGCATGGTGGCGCGCGGACTGCTCACGAAATGCGCCGATCCCGACGACGGGCGCGGGGCGCTCGTCCACGCGACGGATGCCGGTGCGTCGCTGTTCCGCCGCATCGCCAGCGCGCACGGCAAGGCCATCGCCGAGCGGATGTCGCTGCTCTCGGACGCCGAGCTCAGCCAGCTGCGGGACCTCACCGCCAAGCTGCGCAAGACGCAGCCCAGCTGCTGA
- a CDS encoding ABC transporter permease, protein MNGMLTLATAGRVLRQLSHDPRSIVLMLVAPSLLVGLFAWLFSDQEGVFDQFGGPILALFPFIVMFLITSITTLRERRSGTLERLMTTPIAKADFIVGYGLAFGLMATLQAVITVTFAVWVCGLEVDGPLWQLGLVAVVDAILGSALGLLASAFARTEFQAVQFMPLIVFPQIILGGLFMPREDMPEALYQISKVLPLSYAIDTINAVTAGDEGWDVFGPLLVVVAFAVGALILASLTLRRRTP, encoded by the coding sequence GTGAACGGCATGCTCACCCTCGCGACCGCCGGACGGGTGCTCCGCCAGCTCAGCCATGACCCGAGGTCGATCGTGCTCATGCTCGTCGCGCCGAGCCTGCTCGTCGGCTTGTTCGCCTGGCTGTTCAGCGACCAGGAGGGGGTGTTCGACCAGTTCGGCGGACCGATCCTGGCGCTGTTCCCGTTCATCGTGATGTTCCTCATCACCTCGATCACGACGCTCCGCGAGCGCCGGTCGGGGACCCTCGAGCGCCTGATGACCACCCCGATCGCCAAGGCCGACTTCATCGTCGGATACGGCCTCGCGTTCGGGCTGATGGCGACGCTGCAGGCGGTCATCACCGTCACCTTCGCCGTGTGGGTGTGCGGCCTCGAGGTCGACGGGCCGCTGTGGCAGCTGGGACTGGTGGCCGTCGTCGACGCGATCCTCGGCAGCGCGCTCGGGCTGCTCGCCAGTGCGTTCGCCCGTACCGAGTTCCAGGCCGTGCAGTTCATGCCGCTGATCGTGTTCCCGCAGATCATCCTCGGCGGCCTGTTCATGCCGCGCGAGGACATGCCCGAGGCGCTCTACCAGATCTCGAAGGTGCTGCCTTTGAGCTACGCCATCGACACGATCAACGCCGTGACGGCCGGCGACGAGGGCTGGGACGTGTTCGGTCCGCTGCTGGTCGTGGTGGCGTTCGCGGTCGGAGCGCTGATCCTCGCCTCGCTCACGCTCCGGCGCCGCACCCCGTGA
- a CDS encoding ABC transporter ATP-binding protein, giving the protein MNSLRTDAVSVRDLHVRRGKTEVFTSLDLDIPRGQITGLMGPSGCGKTTLMRSIVGVQKIAGGSVTVLGEPGGSRALRRRVAYDTQAASVYGDLTIRQNLRYFARLVGAPGRDVDRVIEQVGLADQRDQTIDSLSGGQESRVSLAVAMLGDPELLVLDEPTVGLDPLLRAELWDLFRGLADAGATLVVSSHVMDEAVRCDRLVLMRAGRIIADTTPGGLLADTGTTDPDAAFLTLIERDAVRQAQAQGSRAGDSPVEPHPLTRRELREGHPHESQTDPTDDGRAS; this is encoded by the coding sequence ATGAATAGCCTGAGGACGGATGCCGTCAGCGTGCGCGATCTGCACGTCCGACGCGGCAAGACCGAGGTCTTCACGTCTCTCGATCTCGACATCCCACGCGGCCAGATCACCGGCTTGATGGGTCCGTCGGGGTGCGGCAAGACGACGCTCATGCGCTCGATCGTGGGCGTGCAGAAGATCGCCGGCGGCTCGGTGACCGTGTTGGGCGAGCCGGGCGGATCACGCGCACTGCGACGGCGGGTGGCGTACGACACGCAGGCGGCGTCGGTGTACGGCGACCTCACCATCCGGCAGAACCTCCGCTATTTCGCCCGGCTGGTCGGAGCGCCCGGTCGCGATGTCGATCGGGTGATCGAGCAGGTCGGCCTCGCCGACCAGCGCGACCAGACGATCGACTCGCTCAGCGGCGGGCAGGAGAGTCGCGTCTCGCTCGCGGTGGCGATGCTCGGCGATCCCGAGCTGCTCGTGCTCGACGAGCCCACGGTGGGGCTCGATCCGCTGCTCCGGGCCGAGCTGTGGGACCTCTTCCGTGGTCTGGCAGACGCCGGGGCGACGCTCGTCGTCTCGAGCCACGTGATGGACGAGGCGGTGCGGTGCGACCGCCTCGTGCTGATGCGGGCGGGGCGGATCATCGCCGACACGACGCCGGGCGGCCTGCTCGCCGACACTGGGACGACGGATCCGGATGCCGCCTTCCTCACGCTGATCGAACGCGACGCCGTCCGGCAGGCGCAGGCGCAGGGGTCGCGCGCGGGCGATTCGCCCGTCGAACCGCACCCGCTCACGCGCCGCGAGCTTCGAGAAGGGCACCCGCACGAGTCGCAGACGGATCCCACGGACGACGGGCGGGCATCGTGA
- a CDS encoding TetR family transcriptional regulator — MVEYAVPAPKRRRGRPRAGQSDARERILAAAMDEFGELGYDGATMRGIAGRAGVDSALVHHYFGTKADLFGETVGAPMRPDLAIPEILAGPRDEVGERIVRYLLETWEDADVRRRGVALLRTTIGNKLTTPLLAGFISRELLSRIVRALDVEDAELRAALVASQVAGLLIARYVLRLPALGEASVDELIRRVGPTVQGYLYGS; from the coding sequence GTGGTGGAGTACGCCGTGCCGGCGCCGAAGCGACGTCGCGGCCGCCCGCGCGCCGGGCAGTCCGATGCGCGCGAGCGGATCCTCGCCGCTGCCATGGACGAGTTCGGCGAACTCGGGTACGACGGCGCGACGATGCGCGGCATCGCCGGCAGGGCAGGCGTCGACTCGGCCCTCGTGCACCACTACTTCGGCACCAAGGCCGATCTCTTCGGCGAGACGGTGGGCGCGCCGATGCGGCCCGACCTCGCCATCCCCGAGATCCTCGCAGGGCCCCGCGACGAGGTGGGCGAGCGCATCGTGCGGTACCTGCTGGAGACCTGGGAGGACGCCGATGTGCGCCGTCGCGGCGTGGCCCTCCTGCGCACGACCATCGGAAACAAGCTCACGACGCCCCTCTTGGCGGGGTTCATCTCGCGCGAGCTGCTCTCGCGCATCGTCCGGGCGCTCGACGTCGAAGACGCCGAGCTGCGAGCGGCGCTCGTGGCCTCGCAGGTCGCGGGTCTGCTGATCGCCCGCTACGTCCTGCGACTGCCGGCGCTGGGAGAGGCATCCGTCGACGAACTGATCCGGCGCGTGGGGCCCACGGTACAGGGCTACCTCTACGGCTCGTGA
- a CDS encoding thymidine kinase gives MHTRTQARLQVVAGPMFAGKSEELMRRVRRARIAGLSVDVVSHALDDRRGEGQVSSHSGLSVPSRSVPDVEALVASVEGRALDMVAIDEAQFFGPDLIDAVNALVTEGVDVVVSGLCVTFDGRPFDPLPALMAIAEDVLKLTAVCAVCGQDAAFHQRLSAGGAGDPLTPTSDQVGGIESYQARCRRHFTGAART, from the coding sequence ATGCACACGCGCACTCAGGCGAGGCTGCAGGTCGTCGCAGGTCCCATGTTCGCCGGCAAGTCCGAGGAGCTCATGCGTCGCGTCCGCCGCGCCCGCATCGCCGGCCTGTCGGTCGATGTCGTGAGCCACGCCCTCGACGATCGTCGCGGCGAGGGGCAGGTCAGCTCCCACTCCGGGCTCAGCGTGCCGTCGCGCTCGGTGCCCGACGTCGAAGCGCTCGTCGCCTCGGTCGAGGGCCGCGCGCTCGACATGGTCGCGATCGACGAGGCGCAGTTCTTCGGGCCGGACCTCATCGACGCCGTGAATGCGCTGGTGACGGAAGGCGTCGACGTCGTCGTCTCGGGCCTCTGCGTCACCTTCGACGGCCGGCCGTTCGACCCGCTGCCGGCGCTCATGGCGATCGCAGAGGACGTCCTGAAGCTCACAGCGGTGTGCGCGGTGTGCGGTCAGGACGCGGCGTTCCATCAGCGGCTGTCGGCCGGCGGCGCCGGCGATCCGCTCACTCCGACGAGCGACCAGGTGGGAGGCATCGAGTCGTACCAGGCGCGATGCCGCCGCCACTTCACGGGCGCGGCGCGAACGTAG
- a CDS encoding Hsp20/alpha crystallin family protein → MATYDPFRDLDRLASSLFETRRGPRRMPMDLYRDGDHYVLTADLPGIDPGSVDIDVDGQLLTIRAERTLTSGDDVKWITREREAASFLRQLNLGQGIDTERISASYDNGVLSVTIPVSEKAKPRKIEVTSEGGTPTIQAHESNDAPQPIEQ, encoded by the coding sequence ATGGCAACCTACGACCCGTTCCGTGACCTCGACCGTCTTGCGTCGAGTCTCTTCGAGACGCGCCGCGGTCCGCGCCGCATGCCGATGGACCTCTACCGCGACGGCGACCACTACGTCCTGACCGCCGACCTGCCGGGCATCGACCCGGGCTCGGTCGACATCGATGTCGACGGCCAGCTGCTGACGATCCGCGCCGAGCGCACGCTCACCAGCGGCGACGACGTCAAGTGGATCACCCGCGAGCGCGAGGCGGCGAGCTTCCTGCGCCAGCTCAACCTCGGCCAGGGCATCGACACCGAGCGCATCTCGGCCAGCTATGACAACGGCGTGCTGAGCGTGACGATCCCGGTGAGCGAGAAGGCCAAGCCGCGCAAGATCGAGGTGACGTCCGAGGGCGGCACGCCGACGATCCAGGCGCACGAGTCCAACGACGCGCCGCAGCCGATCGAGCAGTAG
- a CDS encoding L-serine ammonia-lyase, iron-sulfur-dependent, subunit alpha: MSAYVSAFELFSIGVGPSSSHTVGPMRAAHDFVVRLREAGVLPQVGRVTCTLYGSLGATGIGHGTPDAVVAGLRGLEPETVDPDAVRSAWGAWPDGQPLVLAGIRAVRFERGDVVFAPRTRLPGHPNAMTLEAWTSADDGPARAVAAAGVRETGSSSVTAVAPATDAGLLVRETYYSVGGGFIRREGDPPTSAEPGGPGAFPLDFASAEELLALCDERGITIAEAARLNEEARRPDEEIAAGLDAIWDAMAACVEAGLGTGGVLPGMLGVKRRAASIREQLEAAEADGRRELPGEWLGAFALAVNEENAAGGRVVTAPTNGAAGIVPAVAMYWWRFLADSGLGVGNAVTPYGELVGSALLGYPGQAPGSPEPAQWSEEQRAEANRRRGIRRFLLTATALGSLFKANASISGAEGGCQAEVGSACAMAAGGLTAVMGGTNRQIENAAEIAMEHHLGLTCDPVGGLVQIPCIERNAVAASTAVTAARLALRGDGSHYVSLDAVVETMRQTGIDMSHKYKETSEGGLAVNVIEC, from the coding sequence ATGAGCGCCTATGTCTCGGCGTTCGAGCTGTTCTCCATCGGCGTAGGACCCTCGAGCTCCCACACGGTCGGCCCGATGCGGGCCGCCCATGACTTCGTCGTCCGCCTGCGCGAGGCCGGCGTGCTGCCGCAGGTCGGCCGGGTGACCTGCACGCTGTACGGCTCGCTCGGTGCGACCGGCATCGGCCACGGGACACCCGACGCGGTCGTCGCCGGGCTGCGGGGACTCGAACCCGAGACGGTGGATCCGGATGCCGTGCGCTCGGCGTGGGGCGCCTGGCCCGACGGGCAGCCGCTCGTGCTCGCCGGCATCCGGGCCGTGCGCTTCGAACGCGGCGACGTCGTGTTCGCACCGCGCACGCGGCTGCCCGGTCACCCGAATGCCATGACGCTCGAAGCGTGGACCTCGGCCGACGACGGGCCGGCGCGCGCGGTGGCCGCGGCAGGCGTGCGCGAGACCGGATCGTCGTCGGTGACGGCTGTCGCTCCCGCCACGGATGCCGGACTCCTCGTCCGCGAGACCTACTACTCCGTCGGCGGCGGGTTCATCCGCCGTGAGGGCGATCCGCCGACGAGCGCCGAGCCCGGTGGCCCGGGCGCGTTCCCCCTGGACTTCGCGAGCGCGGAGGAGCTGCTGGCGCTGTGCGATGAGCGCGGCATCACGATCGCCGAGGCGGCACGCCTCAACGAGGAGGCCCGGCGACCCGACGAGGAGATCGCCGCGGGCCTGGATGCCATCTGGGATGCGATGGCCGCCTGCGTCGAGGCGGGCCTCGGAACCGGCGGCGTGCTGCCGGGGATGCTGGGTGTCAAGCGACGTGCGGCGTCGATCCGCGAGCAGCTCGAGGCTGCCGAGGCCGACGGCCGTCGTGAGCTGCCGGGGGAGTGGCTGGGCGCCTTCGCGCTCGCCGTCAACGAAGAGAACGCGGCGGGCGGAAGGGTCGTCACGGCGCCCACGAACGGCGCCGCCGGCATCGTGCCCGCGGTGGCGATGTACTGGTGGCGCTTCCTCGCCGATTCCGGGCTCGGCGTGGGCAACGCGGTCACCCCGTACGGCGAGCTCGTGGGCAGCGCCCTGCTCGGGTATCCCGGCCAGGCCCCTGGCTCTCCCGAGCCGGCGCAGTGGAGCGAGGAGCAGAGGGCTGAGGCGAACCGTCGCCGCGGCATCCGTCGGTTCCTCCTCACCGCCACCGCGCTGGGTTCGCTGTTCAAGGCCAACGCCTCGATCTCGGGTGCCGAGGGCGGCTGTCAGGCCGAGGTGGGATCGGCCTGCGCGATGGCGGCCGGTGGACTGACGGCCGTCATGGGTGGAACCAACCGGCAGATCGAGAACGCGGCCGAGATCGCGATGGAGCACCACCTCGGTCTGACGTGCGACCCTGTCGGCGGTCTCGTGCAGATACCCTGCATCGAGCGCAACGCCGTCGCCGCGTCGACGGCCGTGACGGCGGCGCGTCTCGCGCTGCGCGGTGACGGCTCGCACTACGTCTCGCTCGACGCCGTCGTCGAGACCATGCGGCAGACGGGCATCGACATGTCGCACAAATACAAGGAGACGAGCGAGGGCGGCCTCGCGGTCAACGTCATCGAGTGCTGA
- a CDS encoding cytochrome P450 produces MRPSLADDSLSVLVQGYDFGERIWRRVRDGGRSAPMRLLGRDALLVRGSAGAAVFYDQARIARHGAMPAIVQNTLFGHGSVHSLDGDEHRHRKATFVDVAYEDAEVERLQPLLEREWRHELDAWLKGGERTAYDAAVGALGRAIMVWAGLPGTPAAKTRWAARLAQIVDGFGAPYSPAYVAAAVNRRWSDRHARRLIEAVRAGDLAAADGTALHSWAWHTDPAGELLPAQLAGVELQNSMRPMIAVARFVAFAAKELHDRPEWRARIAAETAERAALVGGPLAIMFAQEVRRTAPFVPMLPGWAKQDVELDGQHLAAGGRVVLDILGTDMDAGSWENPAAFDPERFRGVEDYEALTAFIPHGGAEVATGHRCPGEKLAIAGLAAAIAVLSDPRLTILDSGLSVNRRRLPTMPRSGARVRAGGAPSRCPIH; encoded by the coding sequence ATGAGGCCGTCGCTCGCCGACGACTCGCTGTCCGTCCTCGTCCAGGGCTATGACTTCGGCGAGCGGATCTGGCGACGGGTCCGCGACGGTGGGCGGTCCGCCCCGATGCGATTGCTGGGCCGCGACGCGCTCCTCGTGCGCGGCTCAGCGGGCGCGGCGGTGTTCTACGACCAGGCGCGCATCGCCCGGCACGGTGCGATGCCCGCGATCGTGCAGAACACGCTGTTCGGACACGGATCCGTGCACAGCCTCGACGGCGACGAGCACCGCCACCGCAAAGCGACGTTCGTCGACGTGGCGTACGAGGATGCCGAGGTCGAGCGCCTGCAGCCGCTGCTCGAGCGCGAATGGCGCCACGAGCTCGACGCCTGGCTCAAAGGCGGCGAGCGCACCGCCTACGATGCGGCAGTCGGTGCACTGGGCCGGGCGATCATGGTGTGGGCCGGACTGCCGGGCACCCCCGCCGCGAAGACCCGCTGGGCGGCGCGTCTCGCGCAGATCGTGGACGGATTCGGTGCGCCCTACTCCCCTGCCTACGTCGCCGCTGCGGTGAACCGACGCTGGTCCGACCGGCATGCGCGACGCCTCATCGAGGCCGTGCGCGCGGGCGACCTCGCCGCGGCGGACGGGACGGCGCTCCACTCCTGGGCCTGGCACACGGATCCCGCCGGTGAGCTGCTGCCCGCACAGCTCGCAGGGGTGGAGCTGCAGAATTCGATGCGCCCGATGATCGCCGTCGCGCGCTTCGTCGCCTTCGCTGCCAAGGAACTGCACGACCGGCCCGAGTGGAGGGCTCGCATCGCCGCCGAGACGGCGGAGCGGGCGGCGCTGGTGGGCGGTCCCCTCGCGATCATGTTCGCTCAAGAGGTCCGGCGCACCGCGCCCTTCGTGCCGATGCTGCCCGGATGGGCGAAGCAGGACGTCGAGCTCGACGGTCAGCACCTCGCCGCCGGCGGTCGGGTGGTGCTCGACATCCTCGGCACCGACATGGACGCCGGTTCGTGGGAGAACCCCGCCGCCTTCGACCCCGAGCGGTTCCGTGGCGTCGAGGATTACGAAGCGCTGACAGCCTTCATCCCGCACGGCGGCGCCGAAGTTGCGACCGGCCACCGCTGCCCGGGTGAGAAGCTCGCGATCGCCGGCCTCGCGGCCGCGATAGCCGTGCTGAGCGATCCCCGGCTGACAATCCTCGACTCCGGGCTCTCCGTGAACCGCCGCCGGCTTCCGACGATGCCGAGATCGGGAGCACGCGTGCGGGCGGGCGGGGCGCCGTCACGCTGCCCGATCCACTGA
- the dinB gene encoding DNA polymerase IV codes for MRGEATVLHADLDAFYASVEQRDAPALRGRPVIVGGGVVLAASYEAKARGVRTAMGGRQARELCPDAVVVPPRMDAYSTASREVFAIFRDTTPLVEGLSIDEAFLEVGGLRRIAGTPEQVAVRLRERVRTEVGLAISVGVARTKFLAKVASAVSKPDGLLVVEPDHEEAFLLPLPVERLWGVGAVTAEKLHRLGIHTVGQLAELEAATAERLLGRAAGAHLHALARLRDPRPVDTTRRRGSIGSQRALGNHPRSAEELDLFLTQIVDRLARRLRERDRVCRTVVLRLRYGDYAKATRSRTFRFATDRTALLLEVARGLLAAAQPEIEQRGITLIGVSLSQLGRADSVPPELPIDWDDGSRLDGVLDAVRDRFGAASVARAAQLGRDPGWSTPLLPEHE; via the coding sequence ATGCGGGGCGAGGCGACCGTGCTGCACGCCGACCTCGACGCCTTCTACGCCTCGGTCGAGCAGCGCGACGCGCCCGCACTGCGCGGACGACCCGTCATCGTCGGCGGTGGCGTGGTGCTGGCGGCGAGTTACGAGGCGAAGGCCCGTGGCGTGCGCACTGCGATGGGCGGCCGGCAGGCCCGCGAACTCTGCCCGGATGCGGTGGTCGTCCCCCCACGGATGGACGCATACTCCACGGCCAGCCGTGAGGTGTTCGCGATCTTCCGCGATACGACACCGCTCGTGGAGGGGCTCTCGATCGACGAAGCCTTCCTCGAGGTCGGCGGTCTGCGGCGCATCGCGGGCACGCCCGAGCAGGTCGCCGTGCGCCTGCGTGAGCGGGTTCGCACGGAGGTCGGACTCGCCATCTCGGTCGGGGTCGCGCGGACGAAGTTCCTCGCCAAGGTCGCCAGCGCGGTCAGCAAGCCCGACGGCCTGCTCGTCGTCGAGCCCGATCACGAGGAGGCGTTCCTGCTCCCGCTGCCGGTCGAACGGCTGTGGGGTGTCGGGGCCGTGACCGCGGAGAAGCTGCACCGGCTCGGCATCCATACCGTCGGGCAGCTGGCCGAACTCGAAGCCGCCACCGCCGAGAGGCTGCTGGGCAGGGCTGCCGGTGCACACCTCCACGCGCTCGCTCGCCTGCGCGACCCGCGCCCTGTCGACACCACGCGGCGCCGCGGGTCGATCGGCTCTCAGCGTGCGCTCGGCAACCACCCGCGCTCGGCGGAAGAGCTCGACCTCTTCTTGACGCAGATCGTCGACCGGCTCGCCCGCCGCCTGCGCGAGCGGGACCGGGTGTGCCGCACGGTCGTGCTGCGCCTGCGCTACGGCGACTACGCGAAGGCCACCAGATCCCGCACGTTCCGCTTCGCGACCGACCGCACCGCCCTGCTGCTCGAGGTCGCGCGGGGGCTGCTCGCCGCCGCACAGCCCGAGATCGAGCAGCGCGGCATCACCCTCATCGGGGTGTCACTGTCGCAGCTGGGCCGCGCCGACAGCGTCCCGCCGGAACTGCCCATCGACTGGGACGACGGGTCTCGCCTCGACGGGGTGCTCGATGCGGTTCGCGACCGCTTCGGCGCGGCGTCGGTGGCACGCGCCGCGCAACTCGGTCGCGATCCGGGCTGGTCGACGCCGCTGCTGCCGGAACACGAGTGA
- a CDS encoding zinc-ribbon domain-containing protein translates to MAERVELWWARRQFSKGSEVPYPVGSYREAWAPFPALIRQYHPELNAGIVLSQVPPAADVLLLWQCEAGHKFAATPDEQRNRPGRERRRSAWCPDCADLARPAHALPMRDVVTPPDSPVPAAVANPTGRAVLRPRTPRHRLQVCAKTPDLPVGEPFRSECAPKPASAVEAQLRAGLFARLSVTPGSNAVRVARPFFDHVEVWPDILLPELRVAIEYDSTGRHGLEHVGKREDADLRKDRALRSVRWEVVRIRTGKLEPLGPFDLQMSAWNTKGLERLIDTLRDIRGPLLVDPYLA, encoded by the coding sequence ATGGCGGAGCGTGTCGAACTGTGGTGGGCCCGCCGCCAGTTCTCAAAGGGGTCGGAAGTCCCCTACCCGGTGGGGAGCTACCGCGAGGCCTGGGCGCCGTTCCCCGCGCTCATCCGCCAGTACCATCCCGAGCTCAACGCCGGCATCGTCTTGAGCCAGGTCCCGCCCGCGGCGGACGTGCTGCTGCTGTGGCAGTGCGAGGCCGGCCACAAGTTCGCGGCCACTCCCGACGAGCAGCGCAACCGACCCGGACGTGAACGCCGGCGCTCCGCCTGGTGCCCCGACTGCGCCGACCTCGCCCGGCCCGCCCACGCACTGCCGATGCGCGACGTGGTGACTCCTCCCGACTCCCCGGTCCCGGCCGCCGTCGCGAATCCCACCGGTCGCGCGGTTCTGCGGCCGCGCACGCCGAGACACAGGCTGCAGGTGTGCGCGAAGACGCCTGACCTGCCCGTCGGCGAGCCCTTCCGCTCGGAATGCGCGCCGAAGCCGGCATCCGCGGTCGAGGCGCAGCTGCGCGCCGGCCTGTTCGCCCGCCTGTCGGTCACACCCGGCTCGAACGCCGTGCGCGTCGCGCGCCCGTTCTTCGACCACGTGGAGGTGTGGCCCGACATCCTGCTTCCCGAGCTGCGCGTCGCCATCGAGTACGACAGCACCGGCCGGCACGGTCTCGAACACGTCGGCAAGCGCGAGGACGCAGACCTGCGCAAAGACCGCGCGCTGCGCTCTGTGCGGTGGGAGGTCGTCCGCATCCGCACCGGCAAGCTCGAGCCGCTGGGCCCGTTCGACCTGCAGATGTCGGCCTGGAACACGAAGGGCCTCGAGCGCCTCATCGACACTCTCCGAGACATCCGCGGACCACTGCTCGTCGACCCGTACCTCGCCTGA